From Glycine max cultivar Williams 82 chromosome 11, Glycine_max_v4.0, whole genome shotgun sequence, the proteins below share one genomic window:
- the LOC100782230 gene encoding G-type lectin S-receptor-like serine/threonine-protein kinase CES101 gives MTLSKRMVSFITFTCFLHLTKPSNLREDTLLQGHQLGSTNRLISPSGLYTLRFFQLDDGSDANSKFYLGVSANKFHYYVWVANRDNPIHDDPGVLTIDEFSNLKILSSTTTMMLYSVEAENTNKSVRATLLDTGNFVLHELNPDGISVKRVLWQSFDYPTDTILPGMKLGYDKNTGHTWSITARRSYRTLWSGSFSLSLDPKTNQLVSRWREAIIWSSGEWRNGSFSNLNSSSLYKENFNFTFFSNESVTYFEYASVSGYFTMEPLGRLNASGAAYSCVDIEIVPGCTMPRPPKCREDDDLYLPNWNSLGAMSRRGFIFDERENLTISDCWMKCLKNCSCVAYTYAKEDATGCEIWSRDDTSYFVETNSGVGRPIFFFQTETKAKHKKRRIWIAVATVGVLLLIISFMTCFIMLWRKQKERVEKRKKRASLFYDTEISVAYDEGREQWNEKRTGNDAHIFDLITILEATDNFSFTNKIGEGGFGPVYKGKLSNGQEIAIKRLSKSSGQGLVEFKNEAMLIVKLQHTNLVRLLGFCSDREERILVYEYMSNKSLNLYLFDSTKRNVLEWKTRYRIIQGVAQGLVYLHQYSRLKVIHRDLKASNILLDNELNPKISDFGMARIFKLTQSEEKTNRVVGTYGYMSPEYAMSGVISTKTDVYSFGVLLLEIVSGKKNNCDDYPLNLIGYAWKLWNQGEALKLVDTMLNGSCPHIQVIRCIHIGLLCTQDQAKDRPTMLDVISFLSNENTQLPPPIQPSLYTINGVKEAKQHKSCSINEITNSMTSGR, from the exons ATGACTTTAAGCAAAAGAATGGTAAGCTTCATAACTTTTACTTGTTTCTTGCACCTAACAAAGCCTTCAAACTTGAGGGAAGACACGTTGCTCCAAGGCCATCAACTTGGATCAACCAACCGTTTGATTTCTCCTTCAGGTTTATACACACTGCGTTTCTTTCAGCTTGATGATGGCTCTGACGCTAACAGCAAATTCTACCTTGGCGTATCAGCCAATAAATTCCACTACTACGTTTGGGTTGCCAACAGAGATAATCCAATCCACGACGACCCTGGAGTTCTCACTATTGATGAATTTTCCAACCTGAAAATTCTGTCTAGTACTACCACTATGATGCTATATTCAGTTGAAGCAGAAAATACTAACAAAAGTGTTCGTGCCACTTTGCTAGACACAGGAAACTTTGTGCTTCATGAGTTGAACCCAGATGGAATATCTGTGAAGAGGGTGTTATGGCAGAGTTTTGATTACCCCACAGACACAATTTTACCAGGGATGAAGCTTGGCTATGACAAGAACACTGGTCATACTTGGTCTATAACAGCAAGGAGAAGTTATAGAACTCTTTGGTCAGGGTCTTTCTCTCTCAGCCTTGATCCCAAAACTAACCAATTGGTTAGTAGGTGGAGAGAGGCAATCATATGGAgcagtggagaatggagaaatgGAAGCTTTAGCAACTTGAACTCTTCATCACTTTACAAGGAGAACTTcaatttcactttcttttcaaatgaaaGTGTGACTTACTTTGAATATGCTTCAGTTTCTGGTTATTTCACCATGGAGCCATTGGGTAGATTGAATGCTAGTGGTGCCGCTTACTCATGCGTTGATATTGAGATTGTCCCTGGTTGTACAATGCCACGGCCTCCCAAATGCAGGGAAGATGATGATTTGTACTTGCCCAATTGGAATAGCTTAGGAGCAATGTCAAGGAGAGGATTCATATTTGATGAAAGAGAGAACTTGACTATTTCTGATTGCTGGATGAAGTGCTTGAAAAATTGCTCATGTGTGGCCTACACTTATGCAAAGGAGGATGCAACTGGCTGCGAGATATGGAGCAGAGACGACACATCATATTTTGTTGAGACTAATTCCGGTGTTGGTCGTCCAATTTTCTTCTTTCAGACTGAAACCAAAGCTA AACACAAGAAGAGGAGAATATGGATCGCAGTTGCTACGGTTGGAGTTCTTCTCCTCATAATCTCATTCATGACATGCTTTATTATGTTgtggagaaaacaaaaagaaagag TCGAAAAACGTAAGAAACGAGCAAGTCTCTTCTATGACACTGAAATTTCTGTTGCATACGATGAAGGAAGAGAACAATGGAATGAGAAGAGGACAGGTAATGATGCACATATATTCGACTTAATAACCATTCTAGAGGCAACCGACAATTTCTCCTTCACAAATAAGATTGGGGAGGGTGGCTTTGGACCTGTTTACAAG gggaAATTGTCAAATGGCCAAGAAATAGCTATAAAGAGACTTTCCAAAAGCTCAGGACAAGGATTGGTAGAGTTCAAAAATGAAGCTATGTTAATCGTGAAACTCCAGCACACTAATCTAGTGAGGCTTTTAGGTTTTTGCAGTGACAGAGAAGAAAGGATATTAGTCTACGAATACATGTCCaacaaaagtttgaatttaTATCTTTTTG ACTCCACCAAAAGAAATGTGTTAGAATGGAAGACAAGATACAGGATTATCCAAGGAGTTGCGCAAGGGCTTGTATATTTACATCAATATTCAAGATTAAAAGTGATACATAGAGACTTGAAAGCTAGCAACATTTTATTGGACAATGAGTTGAATCCAAAGATATCAGATTTTGGAATGGCTCGAATATTTAAATTGACACAAtctgaagaaaaaacaaataggGTTGTTGGGACATA TGGTTATATGTCTCCTGAGTACGCCATGAGTGGAGTCATCTCAACCAAAACTGATGTATATAGTTTTGGCGTCTTACTTCTTGAGATTGtaagtggaaagaaaaacaattgtGATGATTATCCACTCAATCTTATAGGATAT GCATGGAAATTATGGAATCAAGGAGAAGCTCTAAAGCTAGTTGACACAATGTTGAATGGATCATGCCCCCACATCCAAGTAATACGATGCATTCATATAGGTCTCTTATGCACTCAAGACCAAGCAAAGGACAGACCCACTATGCTTGAtgtcatttcttttctttcaaatgAAAATACCCAATTACCTCCACCTATACAACCATCACTTTATACCATCAATGGTGTGAAGGAGGCAAAGCAGCATAAAAGTTGTTCTATCAATGAGATAACAAATTCAATGACATCGGGTAGATAA